One Rhododendron vialii isolate Sample 1 chromosome 2a, ASM3025357v1 genomic region harbors:
- the LOC131317206 gene encoding disease resistance protein RPM1-like: MTREEVAEGYLNELMNRSLVQVTHVGRDGRFRAYGIHDLWREMIIAKSREQSIVTIASERGRAWPEKLRRLAIHHNLENIQESEGVRLLTVLDLSGSKLETFPHEVVNFLNLTYLSLRKTNVKLIPKAIGNLKKLETLDLKHTNATELPDEILNLKHLRHLLLYRYNNTPCYFPFHNIIGFKAPTGIGSLLYLQKLCCIEANQGNNSGIVLREVGKLTQLRRLLILRLQKEYGMALCSSLEKLNNLLSLSVMAIEEDEIIDLDSLSLPPRLLRTLYLRGRLEKISHWISSLHNLKSVILRSSKLKDVDPLQSLQDLPNLLHLGLNSTAYEGDGLFFKAGGFQKLKDLWLVSLVGLKWVRVESSSMPLLEKLHLRDCKLMMELPSSVKLLANLQFLDLTDMSETLISRLNRDLQGGDYWKIAHVPKVLIGDSK; this comes from the exons ATGACAAGAGAAGAAGTTGCTGAGGGCTACCTCAATGAGCTAATGAATAGAAGTTTAGTTCAAGTGACACACGTCGGGAGAGATGGAAGGTTTAGAGCTTATGGGATCCATGACCTTTGGCGTGAAATGATAATTGCGAAGTCGAGAGAGCAAAGCATTGTCACAATAGCAAGTGAAAGAGGCAGAGCATGGCCTGAGAAATTGCGACGCCTCGCGATTCACCATAATTTGGAAAATATTCAGGAAA GCGAGGGTGTAAGGCTACTAACGGTGTTAGACTTGAGCGGATCAAAATTGGAAACATTCCCGCATGAAGTTGTGAACTTCCTTAATCTTACTTATCTAAGTTTGAGGAAGACCAATGTAAAACTGATCCCGAAAGCGATCGGAAATCTCAAGAAGCTGGAAACATTGGATTTGAAACATACGAATGCCACCGAGTTGCctgatgagatcttgaatctcaaaCATCTTCGCCATCTTTTGTTATATCGCTACAACAACACCCCgtgttattttccttttcacAATATTATTGGCTTCAAAGCCCCTACGGGAATAGGTAGTTTGTTGTACTTGCAAAAACTATGTTGTATTGAAGCAAACCAAGGGAATAATAGCGGCATTGTGCTAAGAGAGGTGGGGAAGCTAACTCAACTAAGGAGATTGCTCATTTTAAGGCTACAAAAGGAATATGGGATGGCACTTTGTTCATCCCTTGAGAAGCTAAACAACCTTCTCTCGTTGTCCGTTATGGCAATAGAGGAAGATGAGATCATTGATTTAGATTCTTTGTCTTTGCCGCCTCGACTTCTTCGAACACTCTATCTAAGAGGACGTTTGGAGAAGATATCACACTGGATATCATCTCTTCACAACCTGAAAAGTGTAATCTTAAGGAGTAGTAAGTTAAAAGATGTTGATCCACTGCAATCCCTTCAAGATTTGCCCAATTTGCTTCACCTTGGACTTAATAGTACTGCATATGAAGGAGATGGATTATTTTTCAAGGCTGGTGGTTTTCAAAAGCTTAAAGACTTGTGGTTAGTTAGCTTAGTAGGATTGAAATGGGTGAGAGTGGAGTCTAGCTCGATGCCTCTTCTTGAAAAGCTACATCTTCGAGACTGTAAATTGATGATGGAGTTGCCCTCAAGTGTCAAACTTTTGGCCAACCTGCAATTTCTTGACTTGACTGATATGTCTGAAACATTAATTTCGAGGTTAAATAGAGACTTACAAGGTGGGGACTATTGGAAAATTGCACACGTTCCTAAGGTTTTGATTGGGGACTCCAAATAA
- the LOC131317205 gene encoding disease resistance protein RPM1-like, with amino-acid sequence MAEGAVFQLLSNFAPYLREELNLLSGVREDIEYIRAEFERMTHFLRVTDAIEDRDLKIKVWVKQVREAAYDTADALDMYMLCLRHHHSTKFCQFVRKVSFFIMTLKARHQIAPEVKGIKSKIINISEGYQRYSDIYGKIEQGSSSTHSDTAWPKSLLINWLVDEDPRLKVLFVAGMGGLGKTTLTKKVYNDATVKRHFENHAWITVSESFKVAELLKDLIRVLFEDVIQPLPQGVNSMDANSLKGIINAFLQEKSRVILTTRNVDLASFASEEYHGMVYNLEPLPPKESRALFCSKTFKENYCPSYLEDVSRAILQKCEGLSLAIVAISGLLSTKEKSVDEWERIYRGLGAELEGNDKLMSMTKILSLSYFDLSYHLKLFFLYLSIFPEDCLIDH; translated from the exons atggCAGAGGGTGCTGTGTTCCAACTTCTATCCAACTTCGCACCCTATCTCCGAGAAGAGTTGAATTTGTTGAGCGGAGTACGGGAAGACATCGAATACATAAGAGCCGAATTCGAGCGCATGACACATTTCCTTAGAGTTACTGATGCAATAGAAGATAGAGACCTGAAAATCAAAGTATGGGTGAAGCAAGTTCGAGAAGCTGCATATGACACTGCAGATGCTCTTGATATGTACATGCTTTGCCTCAGACATCATCATAGCACCAAATTCTGCCAGTTTGTTCGTAAGGTTTCGTTCTTTATTATGACTTTAAAAGCTCGCCACCAAATTGCTCCCGAAGTAAAAGGAATCAAGTCCAAAATCATCAATATTTCTGAGGGATATCAACGATATAGTGACATATATGGCAAAATAGAGCAAGGCTCAAGCTCTACTCATTCTGACACCGCATG GCCCAAATCACTCTTAATTAACTGGCTAGTTGATGAGGATCCTCGACTCAAGGTACTTTTTGTAGCCGGAATGGGCGGATTGGGCAAAACCACCCTTACAAAAAAGGTCTACAACGACGCAACAGTGAAGAGGCACTTCGAGAACCATGCTTGGATCACTGTTTCTGAATCATTCAAGGTCGCAGagcttttaaaagacttgattCGAGTTCTCTTTGAAGACGTCATACAACCACTCCCACAAGGAGTGAACAGTATGGATGCAAACAGCTTGAAAGGAATAATTAATGCCTTTTTGCAGGAAAAGAG TCGAGTAATTCTGACGACAAGAAATGTAGATTTAGCATCTTTTGCTAGCGAAGAATATCATGGCATGGTGTATAATCTCGAGCCCCTTCCTCCCAAAGAGTCACGGGCCTTGTTTTGCTCAAAGACATTCAAGGAGAATTATTGTCCTTCATATTTGGAAGATGTTTCAAGAGCCATCTTGCAAAAATGCGAGGGTTTATCACTTGCAATAGTGGCAATTAGTGGTCTGTTATCAACAAAAGAGAAGAGTGTGGATGAGTGGGAAAGGATTTACCGTGGCCTTGGTGCGGAACTAGAAGGAAATGACAAACTCATGAGCATGACTAAGATATTGTCCCTCAGTTACTTTGATTTGTCTTACCATCTTAAGTTATTTTTTCTATACTTGAGTATTTTTCCCGAAGATTGTCTCATTGATCACTAG